One Helianthus annuus cultivar XRQ/B chromosome 12, HanXRQr2.0-SUNRISE, whole genome shotgun sequence genomic region harbors:
- the LOC110893988 gene encoding protein GLUTAMINE DUMPER 2 produces MSLHNMSPQSSFSLAPSYPVPVPRSPWHSPVPYLFGGLAAMLGLIAFALLILACSYWKLSRNLRNAAANRDLEAGAGAGDVKPDVNKIPRVFEETFMVIMAGEEKPTFLATASSVRTASFGGNGCRCGSMTSLDDSTLEMEKDERCDQGQVRTME; encoded by the coding sequence ATGTCTCTTCACAACATGTCACCACAGTCAAGTTTTTCACTAGCACCATCATATCCTGTACCCGTTCCACGCTCACCATGGCACTCACCGGTCCCGTACCTCTTCGGCGGCCTTGCCGCCATGTTGGGTCTCATCGCTTTTGCCCTCTTGATTCTCGCCTGCTCCTACTGGAAGCTGTCCCGGAATTTACGCAACGCTGCGGCCAATAGAGACCTCGAGGCTGGAGCGGGTGCTGGAGATGTTAAACCGGATGTTAACAAGATTCCGAGGGTTTTCGAAGAGACGTTTATGGTGATTATGGCTGGAGAAGAGAAACCGACGTTTTTGGCAACTGCAAGTTCGGTTAGAACGGCGTCGTTTGGTGGTAATGGTTGCCGGTGTGGTTCGATGACGTCGTTGGATGATTCGACTTTGGAGATGGAGAAAGATGAGAGATGTGACCAGGGACAAGTAAGGACCATGGAGTAG